One window from the genome of Epinephelus moara isolate mb chromosome 21, YSFRI_EMoa_1.0, whole genome shotgun sequence encodes:
- the LOC126408785 gene encoding protein NCBP2AS2-like has translation MVLRYLLSALVRKAQVVEKLSESLPVRSAARLTARAALRAQQVGKDAAGRALRCRTVQQIRQEVSRAPGGLGDLSGKARRIRDSLLEDVKDGVTDASRQIKHRKR, from the coding sequence ATGGTGCTCAGGTATCTGCTGTCCGCGCTGGTGAGGAAAGCTCAGGTGGTGGAGAAACTGTCGGAGTCTCTTCCGGTCCGCAGCGCGGCGCGGCTCACCGCCCGGGCCGCTCTGAGAGCGCAGCAGGTCGGTAAGGACGCGGCGGGCCGGGCGCTCCGGTGCCGGACGGTCCAGCAGATCCGGCAGGAGGTCTCCAGGGCCCCGGGAGGACTGGGAGACCTGAGCGGGAAGGCCCGGAGGATCCGAGACTCCCTGCTGGAGGACGTTAAAGACGGTGTTACCGACGCGTCCCGACAGATCAAGCACAGGAAAAGATGA